A part of Nitrospira sp. SG-bin1 genomic DNA contains:
- a CDS encoding addiction module toxin RelE: MAWTIEYDRRVLKDLKRLDRQAQQAILDYFDDRIAPTDDPRVFGKPLKASFAGLWRYRIGDYRAICRIEDNRMVVLVVRVAHRSTVYED; this comes from the coding sequence TTGGCCTGGACCATTGAGTATGACCGGCGCGTGCTCAAAGATCTGAAGCGGCTCGACCGGCAGGCTCAACAGGCCATTCTGGATTATTTCGATGATCGAATTGCGCCCACTGACGATCCCCGCGTGTTTGGTAAACCTTTGAAAGCCTCGTTCGCGGGTCTGTGGCGCTATCGGATCGGCGATTATCGAGCCATCTGCCGGATCGAAGATAACAGAATGGTGGTCTTGGTAGTGCGGGTGGCCCATCGGAGCACGGTGTATGAAGACTGA
- a CDS encoding anti-toxin, with amino-acid sequence MVSLRLGKKLEDRLEQLAEGTGRTKTYYIRLLLEEHLDELEDRYIAEQRLETPGPRLSSDEMRQELGLDH; translated from the coding sequence ATGGTCTCCTTACGATTGGGGAAAAAACTGGAAGACCGCTTAGAGCAGCTTGCCGAAGGGACAGGCCGGACCAAGACCTATTACATCCGACTCCTATTAGAAGAGCATCTCGACGAGTTGGAGGATCGGTATATCGCGGAACAGCGATTAGAAACTCCAGGGCCCCGACTCAGCTCCGACGAGATGAGGCAGGAACTTGGCCTGGACCATTGA